In Nitrosophilus labii, the following proteins share a genomic window:
- a CDS encoding putative nucleotidyltransferase substrate binding domain-containing protein: MEEIKEFLKSIHPFDTLSSDLLDKIASSTQIGYYKENSVLIDYGDSADFYYIILKGTVKEIDKDEEIVDIYKDLEGFDAKTLIDQKSENRFETIEETITYEIKKEAFLEAINSSKDFKNYFFLGISHKLQKIKEQNRTKTISEFLSAKIEDTILNRAQIIDSNSSIFEAIKIMEEKKTQVLIVRKSKNYGVFTDKDLRKAILKNISATEPIEKLASFPAITINYDEFLFNALLKMTNHGIKHLVVTKENNIIGTLEITEVLSFFSNQSYLISKNLENVQTLDELKKLSERFFDMVKILYHKGIKIRYLSKLMDELHQKLYRKVFELIFNNCNDCTLIVLGSEGRGEQLLRTDQDNALIIKDRAPKETILNRAKKFSEALVELGYPKCPGNIMISNPYWCKYETEFKEDILNWIENPCEESFLKISIFLDAKSVYGKKESLENLKNIIYERVSDNFSYLSNMAKPILSFSTPLGFFNTFLTDKEKKVDLKKGGIFPIVHGVRVLSLQFRIKETNTIQRIKEISRLNIIDREFSEDLIEAFETLQSFRLKASIENIEKGGEAINEIKTEELTKIERDILKDSFKIVDKFKKFIKYHFRLDMVT; this comes from the coding sequence ATGGAAGAGATAAAAGAGTTTTTAAAATCTATTCATCCTTTCGATACATTGAGCAGTGATCTTTTAGATAAGATCGCCTCTTCAACCCAAATAGGTTATTACAAAGAAAACAGTGTTCTTATCGATTATGGCGACTCTGCCGACTTTTACTACATCATATTAAAAGGTACAGTCAAAGAGATTGATAAAGATGAGGAAATAGTAGATATCTATAAAGATTTAGAAGGGTTTGACGCCAAAACGTTGATAGATCAAAAAAGTGAAAACAGGTTTGAGACTATTGAAGAGACTATAACTTACGAGATAAAAAAAGAGGCGTTCCTAGAAGCCATAAATAGTTCTAAAGATTTCAAAAACTACTTTTTTTTAGGTATTTCTCATAAACTTCAAAAAATTAAAGAACAAAACAGAACAAAAACGATAAGCGAATTTTTGTCCGCAAAGATTGAAGATACCATTTTAAATAGAGCTCAGATTATTGATAGTAATAGTTCAATTTTTGAAGCTATAAAGATTATGGAAGAGAAAAAGACTCAAGTTTTAATAGTACGAAAAAGTAAAAATTACGGAGTCTTTACGGACAAGGATTTGAGAAAAGCGATCTTAAAAAATATTTCTGCAACCGAGCCGATTGAAAAATTGGCTAGTTTCCCAGCAATAACAATCAATTACGATGAGTTTTTATTCAATGCCCTTTTGAAAATGACAAATCACGGTATAAAACATCTTGTAGTAACTAAAGAGAACAATATAATAGGCACTTTAGAAATTACTGAAGTTTTAAGTTTCTTTTCTAATCAATCTTATCTGATCTCAAAAAATCTTGAAAACGTTCAAACTTTGGATGAGCTAAAAAAACTTAGTGAAAGATTTTTTGATATGGTAAAGATTTTATACCATAAAGGGATTAAGATAAGGTATCTATCAAAATTGATGGATGAGTTGCATCAAAAATTATACAGAAAAGTTTTCGAACTAATTTTTAATAATTGCAATGATTGTACTTTGATAGTATTGGGTAGTGAAGGTAGAGGCGAGCAGCTTCTAAGAACTGATCAAGATAACGCACTTATTATAAAAGACAGGGCTCCAAAAGAGACTATTTTAAACAGAGCTAAAAAATTTAGCGAAGCGTTAGTAGAGTTAGGATACCCAAAGTGTCCCGGCAATATAATGATTTCAAATCCATACTGGTGTAAATATGAGACAGAATTTAAAGAAGATATTCTAAACTGGATAGAAAATCCTTGTGAAGAGAGTTTTTTGAAAATTTCCATATTTTTGGATGCAAAATCTGTTTATGGAAAAAAAGAGAGTTTGGAAAATCTAAAAAATATAATATATGAGAGAGTAAGTGATAATTTCTCCTATCTATCCAATATGGCTAAACCTATATTGTCTTTTTCCACTCCTCTAGGATTTTTTAACACTTTTTTGACCGACAAAGAAAAAAAAGTAGACTTAAAAAAGGGTGGGATTTTTCCTATAGTTCATGGTGTTAGAGTCTTGTCTTTGCAATTTAGAATAAAAGAGACAAATACAATACAAAGAATCAAAGAGATTAGTAGATTAAACATTATCGATCGAGAGTTTTCCGAAGATCTTATAGAAGCTTTTGAAACGCTTCAAAGTTTTAGACTCAAAGCTTCTATCGAAAACATCGAAAAAGGAGGTGAAGCTATTAATGAGATAAAAACTGAAGAATTGACAAAAATTGAAAGGGATATTCTTAAGGATTCCTTTAAAATAGTAGATAAATTTAAAAAGTTTATTAAATACCATTTTAGATTAGATATGGTTACTTAA
- a CDS encoding OprD family outer membrane porin, with protein sequence MKKIALSLMAASLLTSGFAADSLDEAFKNGTLNGHVRAFYIDRNWQGALESAKTDYSAFAVGVDLHYQTADYKGFSAGIGLYSDNDFGLNSSDPAKVHTSILGDNGDSYSFVGEAYIQYKNGNTSIKAGRQKLNTPLAAADDARMIPTLFEAYVLTNTDLPDTTLVAAHVTKVAPGTFFNQYRGSTALALTAGYGANPNASIGRFEDMGWYAIGTETDGVTAGAIIYKGIKNLTLQAWDYYAYDILNAIYLQADFKWNSLLSEDIKPFAALQYINESDVGDSYAGKVDSSYIGFKVGGSYNNLTVYGAYSTTDSNTNAAVNGGIITPWGGMPAFTQGMVTRHQFFADTDAWKVAGTYKWNSFGINLKTTLYYTSFDVGSNNAYSPNHSWTATEAGFDFIYYPKNVKNLQLRFRGNFPRNFYENSSGNDLGWNEYRLIANYNF encoded by the coding sequence ATGAAGAAAATCGCCTTATCCTTAATGGCAGCATCTTTGCTAACATCTGGTTTTGCGGCGGACAGTTTAGACGAAGCTTTTAAAAACGGAACTTTAAATGGTCACGTAAGAGCTTTTTATATCGATAGAAACTGGCAAGGAGCCCTTGAATCGGCTAAAACTGACTACAGTGCTTTTGCAGTTGGAGTAGATTTACACTACCAAACTGCAGATTACAAAGGCTTTAGTGCCGGAATAGGTCTCTATAGTGACAATGATTTCGGTCTTAATAGCTCAGACCCGGCTAAAGTCCATACATCAATACTTGGTGACAATGGTGATAGCTACTCTTTTGTAGGTGAAGCATATATTCAGTACAAAAATGGCAATACTTCAATAAAAGCAGGACGCCAAAAACTCAATACCCCTCTTGCAGCAGCTGATGATGCAAGAATGATACCAACTCTTTTTGAAGCTTATGTCTTAACAAATACAGACCTTCCGGATACAACTTTGGTTGCGGCTCATGTTACAAAAGTTGCTCCCGGAACATTCTTTAACCAATACAGAGGCTCTACCGCTTTAGCCCTAACGGCAGGTTACGGTGCAAACCCAAATGCCAGTATAGGAAGATTCGAAGATATGGGATGGTACGCCATAGGAACGGAAACAGACGGGGTTACTGCGGGCGCTATAATCTACAAAGGTATTAAAAACCTTACTTTACAAGCTTGGGATTACTATGCTTATGATATACTAAACGCAATCTACCTTCAAGCCGATTTTAAATGGAACTCTCTATTAAGTGAAGATATAAAACCTTTTGCAGCTTTACAATATATTAATGAAAGTGATGTAGGCGACAGTTATGCCGGAAAGGTAGACTCAAGTTATATAGGCTTTAAAGTAGGCGGTAGTTATAACAACTTAACCGTTTACGGAGCTTACTCAACAACAGACTCTAATACTAATGCAGCAGTAAATGGAGGTATTATAACCCCTTGGGGAGGTATGCCTGCTTTCACTCAAGGTATGGTTACTAGACATCAGTTCTTTGCCGATACGGACGCATGGAAAGTAGCCGGTACTTATAAATGGAACTCTTTTGGTATAAATCTTAAAACTACCCTCTATTATACCTCATTTGACGTAGGTAGTAATAACGCATACTCTCCTAATCACTCGTGGACAGCAACGGAAGCAGGTTTTGACTTTATCTACTATCCTAAAAACGTCAAAAACCTACAACTAAGATTTAGAGGCAACTTCCCTAGAAACTTCTACGAAAACTCCAGCGGCAACGACCTAGGCTGGAACGAATATAGACTTATCGCCAACTATAACTTCTAA
- a CDS encoding DUF485 domain-containing protein: MKTEILQKLKNNPRLWELIEKREKFSWTMAIILLIGYYAFILTIAFEPSLLGKPLGDGVTTVGIPVGIGIIVFAFALTGIYVNKANKEFDVITKELHDSIKDEL; encoded by the coding sequence ATGAAAACCGAAATATTACAAAAGCTTAAAAACAATCCAAGACTTTGGGAACTTATAGAAAAAAGAGAGAAGTTTTCGTGGACAATGGCGATTATTTTATTGATCGGCTATTACGCGTTCATTTTAACTATCGCCTTTGAGCCATCGCTTTTAGGAAAACCTCTTGGAGACGGGGTGACCACCGTCGGTATTCCTGTAGGTATCGGAATAATCGTGTTTGCGTTTGCGCTCACGGGTATATACGTAAACAAAGCGAATAAAGAGTTTGATGTTATTACAAAAGAACTTCATGATTCCATAAAGGATGAACTATGA
- a CDS encoding cation acetate symporter: MKKWLIVGLFAISAFAAGAADVSGQKELNVSAIVMFLLFVAATLGITYWAAKRTRTAKDFYTAGGGITGFQNGLALAGDYMSAASFLGISGLVYLKGYDGLIYSIGFLVGWPFVMFLIAEKLRNLGKYTFADVVSYRLQQGQTRTLAAFGSIATVLLYLIAQMVGSGKLIQVLFGLDYAFAVIIVGVLMILYVTFGGMLATTWVQIIKAVLLLAGATFIALAVMAHFGFSFEALFKEAVNTHPDGAKIMSPGGLVSDPISAISLGMALMFGLAGLPHILMRFFTVADAKEARKSVFYATGFIGYFYILTFIIGFGAIVFVMKNPEYLDAAGKIFGGNNMAAIHLSHAVGGNFFLGFISAVAFATILAVVSGLTLAGASAISHDLYASVIKRGQVDEITEMKVSKIATLVIGVLAILLGIAFEKQNIAFMVGLAFAIAASANFPVLFLSMYWKGLTTKGAFRGGLLGLLTAIVLVILGPTVWVSVLGNPEPIFPYKYPALFSVTVAFIGIWFFSKIDNSKEAQEEREKFEAQYIRAQTGIGAEKASSH, from the coding sequence ATGAAAAAGTGGTTAATAGTTGGTTTATTCGCTATTTCTGCCTTCGCTGCAGGCGCTGCAGACGTTAGCGGTCAAAAAGAGTTAAACGTTTCTGCAATTGTAATGTTTTTGCTTTTTGTTGCCGCTACGCTAGGGATAACCTATTGGGCGGCTAAAAGAACAAGAACCGCAAAAGACTTTTATACTGCCGGCGGCGGGATAACCGGATTTCAAAACGGTCTAGCACTTGCTGGCGACTATATGAGTGCCGCTTCATTTCTAGGTATATCGGGTCTTGTATATCTAAAAGGATATGATGGATTAATCTACTCTATAGGATTTTTAGTAGGTTGGCCATTTGTGATGTTTTTAATCGCAGAAAAATTAAGAAACTTGGGTAAATACACTTTTGCAGACGTTGTAAGTTATAGGCTTCAGCAAGGACAAACAAGAACATTGGCCGCTTTTGGTTCAATAGCGACAGTTCTACTCTATCTTATAGCGCAAATGGTTGGTTCTGGAAAACTTATACAAGTACTTTTCGGACTAGATTACGCATTTGCGGTTATTATAGTCGGTGTTTTGATGATTTTGTACGTAACTTTTGGTGGAATGCTTGCAACAACTTGGGTCCAAATAATCAAAGCGGTACTGTTGCTTGCAGGTGCAACTTTTATTGCTCTAGCGGTAATGGCTCATTTTGGATTTAGTTTTGAGGCTCTTTTCAAAGAGGCTGTAAACACCCATCCAGATGGCGCTAAAATAATGTCTCCAGGTGGACTTGTAAGCGATCCGATATCGGCAATTTCACTTGGTATGGCTTTAATGTTTGGTCTTGCCGGACTTCCACACATCTTAATGAGATTTTTCACAGTTGCTGATGCAAAAGAAGCAAGAAAATCGGTATTTTACGCTACGGGCTTTATTGGGTATTTTTATATTTTAACTTTCATAATAGGTTTTGGTGCTATAGTATTTGTTATGAAAAATCCAGAATATCTTGATGCTGCCGGTAAGATTTTTGGCGGTAACAACATGGCAGCTATTCACTTGTCTCACGCAGTAGGCGGAAACTTCTTTTTAGGATTTATCTCAGCTGTAGCCTTTGCAACAATTTTGGCCGTTGTTTCTGGCCTAACACTAGCTGGTGCTTCGGCAATTTCACACGATTTATATGCAAGTGTTATTAAACGTGGACAAGTTGACGAAATAACCGAAATGAAAGTATCAAAAATAGCTACCTTAGTTATCGGCGTACTGGCAATTTTACTTGGTATCGCATTTGAGAAACAAAATATCGCTTTTATGGTTGGACTTGCTTTTGCGATAGCCGCAAGTGCAAACTTCCCTGTTCTATTTTTGTCTATGTACTGGAAAGGCTTAACTACCAAAGGTGCATTTAGAGGCGGTCTTTTAGGCTTGCTTACGGCTATAGTATTGGTTATACTTGGGCCGACAGTATGGGTAAGTGTTCTAGGAAATCCAGAGCCGATATTCCCATATAAGTATCCTGCCCTTTTCTCAGTAACGGTTGCATTCATAGGTATATGGTTCTTCTCTAAGATCGACAACTCAAAAGAGGCTCAGGAAGAGAGAGAAAAGTTTGAAGCTCAATATATCAGAGCTCAAACCGGTATAGGCGCCGAAAAAGCCTCTTCACACTAA